The sequence AGCGAATATCGACGTGAGAAGTTTCCGCCTGAACTTCGAGGTGAATGCCTTTTTGTATCACCGTGAGACATCTGCGAAGCTTGCCCTGGTCTTCCGGGATGATATGGAAAAGTCCCTCGAAATCACCATGCCTCAATACAAGCAGCGGACACTGATGATCCGGTTTAAAGAATCGGTATCAAGGCTTCTGTCACCTATTTTATAAAACGTGCCGCATTTGCCTGGCAGTATTGTGGAGGAACAAATGCAAAGACATTGCATTTTAAAATGGGTAGGTTGATTTCCGCTGCAGGGGCTCGCTTTCACCACGGGCACAAGTGCGACATCCATTCCTGCTTCCCTCCGGTCGCACTCACAGTGTCTTCTTTGCCGCGGGGCGGGCGGTGAGCTTCCTCGTCGCTCCGCTCCTGCGGGATCTCACCTGTCCCGCTGCTCCCGCAGGAGTCGAGCCCCTTCTGCTCCAATCAACTAGCGCGTGAAGCGATACCCCACTTTTATCTCATTTAGCCAGCTGGTATGGATAAAAATAGCATTCTTGTGCTGATTTTTATTTTAATGAAAGGCTATGTTAAAGAGTGTCGTTGCTATTACACATTGCTCGGCGTTTTTTCGAGGACATGTTATTCGGTTTAGCCCCACTAATTAGGTCAGTGCCCATGCAGGGATGATAGTTCATAAATGGCCCCCCTAATTGGATTAATCCGGGGGGGAGCGCCCAGGTGAGACCCCGCAGCACAGCGAGGAGCATTCCTGTAATAAAGTAATGTGCGGATAAAATAGAAGTTAGAGCCATATGAATAAAAAGTCACCCTACCGGCCACTATTGGCTCCACGGACGCCCAGCGGCAAAGAGGACAATAATGGTCTTATACGTAGTATTTGCAGGCACGTTTTTCATAGGTGAATAAAATACAGCATATTTCCAAATGGTAATAATAAGAAATAGGATAAGTGGTATAGACAACTAGTTTTACAGATGTTATGCTTCAGATAGAAACCGTTTACAGAAAGAGGCGGGATTATGTCCAGCAGCAAAAGGATCGTCAAAAATCTTCAAGTTTATTTGGAAAATAGGGTCATACCCAATGGATATGTTGTGATGGAAAATGGAAAAATAACGGCGGCCGGGGACATGGACAGCTTATCTCCTGAATGGAACAGTGTAGAGGCTATTTCGTTCAGCGGCGGAAAAATGAAGGCTGTACCGGGCTTTATCGACCTTCACATCCACGGAGCTGACGGAGCGGATGCGATGGACGCGACACCTGAAGCGCTCACCAAGATTGCAAAGGCATTGCCTGCTGAAGGGACGACAAGTTTTTTGCCTACGACGATGACTGGTTCAGCCGCAGATATAGAACAAGCACTGGAAAATGCGGCAGATTTTATTGAAAGCCGGTATACGGACGGAGCTGAAGCACTCGGCGTCCATCTCGAAGGCCCATTTATTTCCCCAAAGCGGGCGGGCGCCCAGCATCCGGGGAATATTGTGAAACCGGATAAAGAACAGTTTAAAAAATGGCAGGAAAAAGCCAATGGCCACATTCGGCTCGTCACGATGGCTCCGGAGGAGGAAGGCGGGCTTGAACTCGCATCATACTTGAAGGAAACAGGTGTTATTGCCTCGATTGGCCATTCGGATGCAACATACGAACAGGCTGTAATGGGTATCAAGGCGGGCATCAGCCATGCGACTCACTTGTTCAACGGCATGCGCGGGCTGCACCATCGCGAGCCGGGGACAGCCGGAACGGTGCTTATCCATGATGAGGTGAAAGCGGAAATTATTGCTGACGGTATTCACGTGCGTCCCGAAATGGTGAAGCTTGCCTATAAAAATAAAACGCGGGATGGTTTAATCATAATTACTGATGCCATGAGGGCAAAATGCCTGGGTAAAGGCACTTATGACCTGGGCGGACAGGAAGTGACGGTCGATGAAACACAGGCAACATTGACAGACGGCACTCTGGCCGGCAGCATATTGAAGCTTAAGGAAGCTGTCACAAATGTCATGTCATATACCGGCTGTTCACTTGAAGACATTGTCCAAATGGCGGCAGTCAATCCGGCCAGACAACTCGGTGTTTTCGGCCGGAAAGGCAGTATCGCATCCGGCAAAGATGCGGATATCACCATTCTGGATGAAAATCATGATGTTGTCATGACGTTTTGCCGGGGCAGGCTTGTGTTTGAAAAGCAGGAGGGATTCGGACGTGAAGTGGATTGAAGTGAAAAACTATGATGAAGTAAGCCGGGAAGCAGCAGGATTAATTATCAGCCAGGTGGAACAGAACCCTGAATCTGTGCTCGGTCTTGCAACCGGAGGAACGGTCATCGGAACGTATGAATACCTGGTTGACGATTTTCAAAATAACGGGACTTCTTATCAGCGCGTCAGCACGTTCAATCTTGATGAATACTGCGGTGTTGATCCATCCAATCCGCACAGCTACCACTACTATATGAATGAAAAGCTGTTTATGCATATCGACGTATCGGGCCAGCACATCCATATCCCAAGCGGAAAAGCAGACAACCCGGAGGAAGAAAGCCGCGTTTATGAGAAATTGATTGAAGAAGTTGGCGGGATTGACCTGCAGCTGCTCGGCATCGGGACAAACGGCCATATCGGCTTCAATGAACCGGGAACCCCGTTTGATTCCGTTACCCATGTTGAAGACCTTGCCGAATCAACCCGCAGAGCAAATGCAAGGTTTTTTGACAGCCTGGAAGATGTTCCGAAGAGGGCGATTACGATGGGGATTGCCACCATCATGAAAAGTAAAAAGATAGTGTTGCTCGCATCCGGGGAATCAAAAGCGGACATTCTCTATAAATTAAAATATGGAGAGGTAACCGAAGAAATGCCGGCATCTATTTTGAAAACTCATGATAACGTTATTGTCATAGCGGATGAAAAAGCAATGACCAAGATTAACAACAGGGAAAAGAGGCGGTAAGCCATGATCAATAAAGATTCCCCGCTCCCGATTTATTACCAGCTTGAAGAAGGAATAAAAGAATTGATTGAAAACGGCACGTGGAAACCGGGTGAAATGATTCCATCCGAACGGGAACTGTCCCTCAAACATGGAATCAGCCGCATGACTGTCCGGCAGGCCGTCAATAATCTTGTAGGTGATGGTTACCTTGTGCGCAAGCGCGGAAAGGGAACATTTGTCGCCGTCAAAAAGATTGAACAGGCCTTGAACGGGCTGACCAGTTTTTCAGAGGACATGAGAAGCCGCGGCATGGAACCGGGCACAAAGTTACTCGATTTTGACATCATCCCTGCTCCGCCGCGGATCCGGGAACAGCTTCACCTGGCTGAAGGAGAAGACGTGTTTGAAATTAAAAGGGTCCGCATGGCCGATAACCGCCCGATGGCCCTGGAAAACATGTATATATCCCGGAATCTGCTGCCGGGGTTACGGGAGGAAATATTAAGCGGTTCCATTTACGAGTTTATTGAAAAAGAAAAGAAAATGAAGATTTCATCAGGGAAGCAGGTGCTTGAAGCCTCTGTTGCCCGCAAAGCTGAATCGGAAATTCTTGGGATTAAGGAAGGTGCACCTGTATTGCTGATTCAAAGGAACAGTTTCCTTGCTGACGGCACGCCGCTTGAAGTCGTCAAATCGGTATACAGGGCCGACCGTTATAAATTCTCAATGGATCTGGAGAGGTAATGCTATGAAGCAATCTTTGACGGAAAAAGCAAATGAGGGAAGCTTGCAGCTTGATGAATTAAGCCCGCTGGAAATTTCCCGCTTGATGTGGACAGAGGATGCAACAATCAAAGATGCGATTGAACCGGCACTTCCTTCGATTTCCCGGGCAATAGAACTTGTTGTGGAACGCTGGGAAAAAGGCGGGCGCGTCTTTATTGCCGGTGCGGGAACGAGCGGGAGGATTGGTGTGCTGGATGCACTCGAGCTTGGACCGACCTTTTCAGTTGAAAAGGATAGGTGGATTCCAATTATCGCCGGAGGCAAAGGTGCGATGTGGGAACCGCTTGAACAGACTGAAGACAGCGGGGATGCCATATTATCTGAGCTTCGTCGGCATATGGCATCTGCAAGTGATGTGATCATCGGCATCAGTGCCAGCGGATCGACTCCGTTTGTATTGGAGGCCTTGAAATTCGGCAGTTCAATCGGGGCGGGAACCGTTTCGGTGAGCTGTAACGAAGGTGCAGCCGCCTCCAAAATGAGTACGGTTGCGATTGAGGCGGCAACAGGACCTGAAATAATCAGGGGCTCAACGAGACTGAAAGCAGGCACCGCCCAAAAGATGATTATCAATATGATTTCCACTGGTGCAATGGTCAAAGCCGGAAAGGTATACGGCAATGAGATGGTCGATATGCAGCTGCTCAATAAAAAACTGGTGAAACGGGCACATTCAATGATTGCAGAAATTGCGGGTGTACCTGAAACGGAAGCCCGCAATCTCCTGGAAAACAGTGGAAAAGATGTAAAGACGGCCATTTTTATGGGCATGACAGGTGCCGATAAAGAAAAGGCCGAGACCTATCTGCACGAATCAAATGGACGATTGAAACAAGCGTTAAGCCGCTTTTTCAATAAATAAAAAAGAGTAAGGAAAGAGAGGGAATGAATATGTTAGGATTTTTACAGCGGATCGGTAAGGCGCTTATGCTGCCGATTGCCGTACTTCCAGCCGCAGGCTTGCTGCTTCGTTTCGGCCAGCCGG comes from Bacillus marinisedimentorum and encodes:
- the nagA gene encoding N-acetylglucosamine-6-phosphate deacetylase, translated to MSSSKRIVKNLQVYLENRVIPNGYVVMENGKITAAGDMDSLSPEWNSVEAISFSGGKMKAVPGFIDLHIHGADGADAMDATPEALTKIAKALPAEGTTSFLPTTMTGSAADIEQALENAADFIESRYTDGAEALGVHLEGPFISPKRAGAQHPGNIVKPDKEQFKKWQEKANGHIRLVTMAPEEEGGLELASYLKETGVIASIGHSDATYEQAVMGIKAGISHATHLFNGMRGLHHREPGTAGTVLIHDEVKAEIIADGIHVRPEMVKLAYKNKTRDGLIIITDAMRAKCLGKGTYDLGGQEVTVDETQATLTDGTLAGSILKLKEAVTNVMSYTGCSLEDIVQMAAVNPARQLGVFGRKGSIASGKDADITILDENHDVVMTFCRGRLVFEKQEGFGREVD
- the murQ gene encoding N-acetylmuramic acid 6-phosphate etherase; amino-acid sequence: MKQSLTEKANEGSLQLDELSPLEISRLMWTEDATIKDAIEPALPSISRAIELVVERWEKGGRVFIAGAGTSGRIGVLDALELGPTFSVEKDRWIPIIAGGKGAMWEPLEQTEDSGDAILSELRRHMASASDVIIGISASGSTPFVLEALKFGSSIGAGTVSVSCNEGAAASKMSTVAIEAATGPEIIRGSTRLKAGTAQKMIINMISTGAMVKAGKVYGNEMVDMQLLNKKLVKRAHSMIAEIAGVPETEARNLLENSGKDVKTAIFMGMTGADKEKAETYLHESNGRLKQALSRFFNK
- the nagB gene encoding glucosamine-6-phosphate deaminase → MKWIEVKNYDEVSREAAGLIISQVEQNPESVLGLATGGTVIGTYEYLVDDFQNNGTSYQRVSTFNLDEYCGVDPSNPHSYHYYMNEKLFMHIDVSGQHIHIPSGKADNPEEESRVYEKLIEEVGGIDLQLLGIGTNGHIGFNEPGTPFDSVTHVEDLAESTRRANARFFDSLEDVPKRAITMGIATIMKSKKIVLLASGESKADILYKLKYGEVTEEMPASILKTHDNVIVIADEKAMTKINNREKRR
- a CDS encoding GntR family transcriptional regulator, translating into MINKDSPLPIYYQLEEGIKELIENGTWKPGEMIPSERELSLKHGISRMTVRQAVNNLVGDGYLVRKRGKGTFVAVKKIEQALNGLTSFSEDMRSRGMEPGTKLLDFDIIPAPPRIREQLHLAEGEDVFEIKRVRMADNRPMALENMYISRNLLPGLREEILSGSIYEFIEKEKKMKISSGKQVLEASVARKAESEILGIKEGAPVLLIQRNSFLADGTPLEVVKSVYRADRYKFSMDLER